TAGCAACAAGTCCATGCCCATACATGTAGCatcagccaaatacagttgtgctataatgccattgtACTATATTTTTGTCTGCTCTATTGGGGTTTTGGTTTGTCTaggcatggaagtataactgaACGATGGGTGATACTTAATTCCATGGTCTAGGTGTCCAACTCTAGGAATATTTGCATGTTATTAATTATGGGTTTTTTTCTCAACTTCAAAACCACAGAAACATGCCCGGAAATTGCCACCTGGCTTCCCGAAGCAGATACAGGTAAATGACACCAACAGAAATGGTGATAAGTTTTACAGGcaaaatatagtacatgtacatacattaagTATGTTAGTTTGACTGGTGACAGACCATATAGAACTGAGGAACCATGACATGTGTAAaacaaatgaagaaaaacaaatttaGAAGACTACATGTGTCTGTCACGACTTGTATgtgacagtatgtatgtatatatatatatgtatgtacatatgtacgtacgtatgcatctGTACTTATGTGTGCCTcgatgcatgcatgtgtgtatgtgtgtgggtcTGGATGTATGTGTGATGACTTGCtatgaataatatattattgAGATATACTtgtaactctctctctctctctctttctctctcactcactctctctctcttcctccctccctccctccctccctccctccctccctccctccctccctccctctctccctctctctctctctctctctctctctctctctctctctctctctctctctctctctctctctctctctctctctctctctctctctctctctctctctctctctctctctctctctctctctctctctctctctctctctctctctctctctctctctctctctctctctctctctctgtagaAGCCCACTGCAATGTCAATGATGTAGGTGTTTGCAAAGCAGCATGTGATGCATCAGAAACTGAGAAAACTGGTGATAATGGTGATGCACTTTGCCCTGGCAGTCAAGTCTGTTGTGCAGATGGTAATGAAACAACTGTATATATCATGTTTTGACAATTAATGGATGGAGGAGGGAATTATGACTTGTACCTGTATGCAATACAGATATTGTATGGATGAGTCTATACAATGTTGCAAGTGTtcgatttgtattttttgtccTTGGTAGTTATTTAAGTGTTCAATTCATAAAGTTGTGACCATTAGAATTTAAAAATTAAACTTTGATCTTGCATTTTAGCCTCGGAATAGAAAATAActgaacacaacacaacacaatgcaatacataGAATTTTGAAGAATGTACCCAATTGGTCGATATACTTTCATTTCCCACTAGATGGCAATGGAATAGGTGACCCTCACTACACTACATTAGATGGTTTAAAGTTTGACAATCAAGGTGAATGTTCATATATCATGTTACAAGACTGTATTGATACCACACCTGACTGGAAGATTGTTATATTCAATGAGAAATTCAAATACAGCCAGATTGTGTCGTACATCAGTGCAGTGGAAATTCAACTCGCTGACCATGTAATTAAACTTGGTCCAAGAGATCTAGTGACGGTAGGTAGAATGTAAAGGATTCCATCTCTAATTAATCACAGATGAACTTCACAAACTGAAAATCTATTCCCTTTGTGAAGATCAATGGGTTTTATTTGCCAAACTTCAAAACATGAAGTTGTCATTTCTAAGGGTAGAAGTAATGGATTGCAGTCGTGTTGGAAAATATAGCACAGGTAGCATGATCGAGGGGAATGTATGATTGGTCACTTTATTGCAAGCTATATGACACATTTTAACCATATGGTGTGTAAACATATGTCAACATGAAAGAAAAGTATTTCATACCTGAAGAAAGATATTTAGTCAGAATTCCTTAATTATTCAAGCTGAGTTTATTAATGAACATATCTCTTCAATTCTTACACATTGCTTCATATTTCACTCTAGGTTGATAGACAGACTGTAGCTGATAACATAGACCATTTTGATTTCACTCTAGGTTGATAGACAGACTGTAGCTGATAACATAGACCATTTTGATTTCACTCTAGGTTGATAGACAGACTGTAGCTGATAACATAGACCATTTTGATTTCACTCTAGGTTGATAGACAGACTGTAGCTGATAACATAGACCATTTTGATTTCACTCTAGGTTGATAGACAGACTGTAGCTGATAACATAgaccattttgattttgataatgaaGACTTATCATTGAAGAAGTCCAACAACAATGTAGTGTTCTATTATCGGCGTACATTTAGTGTTTCATTTAATGGCATACACCGTGTGGATGTAGCTGTTTCACCTGATCTCAAGAACAAAGTATGTGGGTTGCTTGGCAACAATGATGGTGATCCCAGTAATGACATGATGAAACCTAATGGTGACATGGCAACGGATGCTGATGACTTTTCAAAAAGTTGGGAGACAGAAGTGTAAGTCTGATTTTCTATTAAGCCTGAATCTTGTCTAAATGCAAGTACATTATAGTAATTTATTCACTGAGATTTGTTTTgtacttgtttgtatttttcattaaaaGTTTAGACAAATACTTTCATTGTGAGATGGATGTTGCTTCAAAAACCAGGACTTGTATAGATTTAAATATCATCAAGTTGTACTATGTTGCATGGATATCAAGTTGTACTATTGTAATGTTGCATGGATATCAAGTTGTACTATGTTGCATGGATATCAAGTTGTACTATTTAATTAACAActccccagggttttgttacgCCGTGTACTCAAATAAAGGATAAGTGATAAACGATAAATAACTCACTGCTACATTGATCACATTGAGTCTAAGAATTAAAATTCACATGCGATTGGATAATTAGATAAGATTACTACTTAAAATTCAGAAGGTTCACTATGTTTGCACTTTATTGTAGGTGTGCAGAATAACAGCTAGGAAGTTACATCACAAACCCTGGGAGCTGACCTATGCAGAATAACCCTAGGAATATATCATCACAAACCCTGGGAGCTGACCTATACAGATTATAATGCTAGAAAGTACACATATCATCACAAACCCTGGGAGCTGACCTTTCCTTATCGATGAAAACTCATGGGATGGACTTTTCTGTGTGAAAAGAAAGTCCTCTTCAACTTTTAATTTATGACCAgatatgttttgaacaaatcaccTGCACTTTTTCAGTGTCACTGGATGATTCAAATGAGTGTATTAGTAGTGTATTAATTATAGTGCATTCAAGGTGAACATGCAAAATCAaactacaatgtgtgtgtgtgtgtgtgtgtgtgtgtgtgtgtgtgtgtgtgtgtgtgtgtgcgcgtgcgcgtgcacgtgcgtgtgcgtgtgtgtgtgtggattgCAATTCATTCATCCAAATTTCAACTggtcccatttcaactcatcttaaattcaactcgccccattttcaactcattCCATTTTAACGATATATGGACTCAAAGTACGGGGACTGAAaaaattacatgattttacctacgtgGTCAGTtgaagcgtagcaaatgtaacattttgtagcagaaagtggtgtggcttttggctaagtgtt
Above is a genomic segment from Glandiceps talaboti chromosome 20, keGlaTala1.1, whole genome shotgun sequence containing:
- the LOC144450870 gene encoding BMP-binding endothelial regulator protein-like — translated: MLQDCIDTTPDWKIVIFNEKFKYSQIVSYISAVEIQLADHVIKLGPRDLVTVDRQTVADNIDHFDFDNEDLSLKKSNNNVVFYYRRTFSVSFNGIHRVDVAVSPDLKNKVCGLLGNNDGDPSNDMMKPNGDMATDADDFSKSWETEVCAE